In the Campylobacter concisus ATCC 51562 genome, one interval contains:
- the flgK gene encoding flagellar hook-associated protein FlgK, with protein sequence MANIFMSLGTGVSGLNAAQLQISTTGNNIANADSNYYTRQRVVQSASPAMNTVPGGVGTGTQVDTITRLHDEFAYSRLKYSSSNLENTAYKQRILQEATKYFPDLKDNGMVKDIQEYFSAWNNFASNPNAGAQKVNLINKASVLTASINRSSKMLYDMHEKIDETIKININEINSLGRQIANINKQIQRIESGADAGIKINANDLRDKRDELELAMSKLVNTAVYKSDLKSNSRVDTGITDQGKYYNLNIGGVSVVDGVNFHEISMSSTESGRYTKIYYEREDGRRIPMEEKITGGKIGAALDLRGRNYEPDNDKFSDGTIQKYIDNLNTFSKTLITSTNNIYAESAVEISNSDPISYLEGDKTLMNHDNSIRNGSFEAIVYDNKGNVVARKTINVNGTTTMNDTRYGNSIVKDFNSNSDDNKDNNMLNDVDDFFEASYFYDKNTKKGTFSLIPKQAQGLYSISIVDHGTNFPGAVGINRFFSGTDSNSIGINQNFTQDHTKLRAYSKPVIGNNEVANKMIQLQYQKQTFYSSGIALDRDETIEGYYRYLTTDMASDTEANNTIHDTNTSLQKTAEEEFQSTSGVDTNEELTNLIRFQASYGAAAKIITTVDQMLDTLLSLKQ encoded by the coding sequence ATGGCTAATATTTTTATGTCATTAGGCACGGGTGTTTCAGGACTAAATGCAGCCCAGCTTCAAATAAGTACAACCGGAAATAATATCGCAAACGCTGATAGCAACTACTATACGAGGCAGCGTGTTGTCCAATCTGCATCTCCAGCGATGAATACAGTCCCTGGTGGAGTTGGCACAGGCACACAAGTAGATACTATAACAAGGCTTCATGATGAGTTTGCCTACTCAAGACTAAAATACTCATCGTCAAATTTAGAAAATACAGCCTATAAACAAAGAATTTTGCAAGAAGCTACAAAATATTTTCCTGATCTAAAAGATAATGGAATGGTGAAGGATATCCAGGAGTATTTTTCCGCGTGGAATAACTTTGCTTCAAACCCTAATGCTGGTGCTCAGAAAGTAAATTTGATAAATAAAGCAAGTGTATTAACTGCAAGTATTAACCGCTCGTCAAAGATGCTTTATGATATGCATGAAAAGATTGATGAAACGATAAAAATAAATATAAATGAGATAAATTCGCTAGGCAGACAAATAGCAAATATTAATAAGCAAATCCAAAGAATAGAATCAGGTGCGGACGCTGGTATAAAAATAAATGCAAATGATCTTCGTGATAAACGTGATGAGCTTGAACTTGCTATGTCAAAGCTGGTAAATACAGCAGTTTATAAAAGTGATCTAAAGAGCAATTCTAGGGTAGATACAGGAATAACAGATCAAGGAAAATACTACAATCTAAACATTGGTGGCGTAAGTGTCGTTGATGGTGTAAATTTTCATGAAATTTCTATGAGTTCAACTGAAAGTGGACGATATACAAAAATTTATTATGAAAGAGAAGATGGCAGAAGAATCCCAATGGAAGAAAAGATTACAGGTGGTAAAATCGGAGCTGCACTTGATCTTAGGGGTAGAAACTACGAGCCAGATAATGATAAATTTAGCGACGGAACGATCCAAAAATACATTGATAATTTAAATACATTTAGTAAAACCTTGATAACAAGTACAAATAATATCTATGCCGAATCCGCAGTTGAAATTTCTAACTCAGATCCGATAAGTTATTTAGAAGGCGATAAGACGCTGATGAATCATGATAATAGTATAAGAAACGGAAGTTTTGAAGCTATTGTTTATGATAACAAAGGTAATGTCGTGGCCAGAAAAACTATAAATGTAAATGGCACGACGACGATGAATGATACAAGATATGGCAACTCTATCGTCAAAGACTTTAACTCAAACTCAGATGACAATAAAGACAATAATATGCTAAATGACGTTGATGACTTTTTTGAGGCGTCATATTTTTATGATAAAAATACTAAAAAAGGCACATTTTCTCTCATTCCAAAACAAGCTCAAGGGCTTTATAGCATATCAATAGTCGATCACGGTACAAATTTCCCAGGTGCTGTTGGCATAAATAGATTTTTTTCAGGTACTGACTCAAATAGTATCGGCATAAATCAAAATTTTACCCAAGACCACACAAAGCTTCGTGCCTACTCAAAGCCAGTTATCGGAAATAATGAAGTTGCAAATAAAATGATCCAGCTTCAGTATCAAAAGCAGACCTTTTACTCAAGTGGTATAGCGCTTGATAGAGATGAGACGATCGAGGGATATTACCGCTATCTTACGACTGACATGGCGAGTGATACAGAGGCGAATAATACGATCCACGATACAAATACGTCTTTGCAAAAGACAGCTGAAGAGGAATTTCAATCAACAAGTGGCGTAGATACCAATGAAGAGCTTACAAATTTGATCCGCTTTCAAGCTAGTTACGGCGCAGCTGCAAAGATCATCACGACCGTTGATCAGATGCTTGACACGCTTCTTTCACTAAAACAATGA
- a CDS encoding TIGR02757 family protein, translated as MSELKSLLDSHVLSKNTNLGLFEAPDPLQVATKFKEPNIALICALFAYGNAKMIVKFLNSLDFGLLDESEQNIKKNLSNFKYRFQNENDVREIFITLSRLKKEGDIEKILRQGLAKNGEMIEGVNELIKFIYKLNSYRSDGYEFFFGKSFEREPQSPYKRYNMYLRWMVRDSDIDLGLFKNLPKDKLLMPLDVHTHRVSLNLGLINRKSYDFKAVMDLTKKLREFDEFDPIKYDFALYRIGQSKELETIIKNLNQ; from the coding sequence ATGAGCGAGCTAAAGAGCCTTTTAGACTCGCACGTACTTAGTAAAAATACAAATTTGGGGCTATTTGAAGCCCCAGATCCACTTCAAGTAGCCACTAAATTTAAAGAGCCAAACATAGCGCTCATTTGTGCGTTATTTGCTTATGGTAACGCAAAAATGATAGTAAAATTTCTAAATTCGCTTGATTTTGGTTTGCTTGATGAGAGCGAGCAAAATATCAAGAAAAATTTATCAAATTTCAAATACCGCTTTCAAAATGAAAATGATGTGAGAGAAATTTTTATCACTCTCTCACGCCTTAAAAAAGAGGGTGACATAGAGAAAATTTTACGCCAAGGTCTTGCAAAAAATGGCGAGATGATAGAGGGCGTAAATGAGCTTATAAAATTTATATATAAGCTAAATTCTTACCGCTCGGATGGATATGAGTTTTTCTTTGGTAAGAGTTTTGAGAGGGAGCCACAAAGCCCATATAAACGCTATAACATGTATCTTCGCTGGATGGTTAGAGATAGCGACATCGACCTTGGGCTATTTAAAAATTTACCAAAAGATAAACTTTTGATGCCGCTTGATGTTCATACGCATAGAGTTTCTTTAAATTTAGGACTTATAAACAGAAAGAGCTACGATTTCAAAGCAGTCATGGATCTTACAAAAAAACTTAGAGAATTTGATGAGTTTGATCCGATAAAATACGACTTTGCGCTTTATAGAATAGGGCAGAGTAAAGAGTTAGAAACTATCATAAAAAATCTTAATCAATAA
- a CDS encoding F0F1 ATP synthase subunit A: MKDLFLFSNFLNSSHAFIYAFHFLLVALIVIVVAYIARSKMQLVPRGLQNIVEAYLEGVISMGRDTLGSEKLARKYLPLVATIGFIVFFSNVVGIIPGFESPTSSLNLTLVLALVVFVYYNFEGIRENGFFKYFGHFMGPNKFLAPIMFPVEVISHLSRVVSLSFRLFGNIKGDDLFLLAMLTLAPWFAPLPAFALLTLMAVLQTFIFMMLTYVYLAGAVAISEHEH, translated from the coding sequence ATGAAAGATTTGTTTTTATTTTCAAATTTCCTAAATAGCTCCCACGCCTTTATCTATGCATTTCACTTTCTGCTTGTAGCTTTGATTGTTATCGTAGTTGCTTATATAGCAAGGAGTAAGATGCAGCTTGTACCAAGAGGTCTTCAAAATATAGTTGAAGCTTATTTGGAGGGCGTTATATCGATGGGAAGAGATACTTTAGGCAGTGAAAAACTAGCAAGGAAATATCTTCCACTTGTTGCAACTATCGGTTTTATCGTATTTTTTTCAAATGTTGTAGGTATTATTCCTGGATTTGAGTCACCAACATCAAGTCTAAATTTAACTCTAGTTTTGGCTTTAGTTGTATTTGTTTATTACAACTTTGAGGGCATTAGAGAAAATGGATTTTTCAAATACTTTGGGCACTTTATGGGGCCGAATAAATTTCTAGCTCCTATTATGTTTCCAGTCGAAGTCATCTCGCATCTTTCACGTGTAGTTTCGCTATCATTTCGTCTTTTTGGTAATATCAAGGGTGACGATCTATTCTTGCTAGCGATGCTTACACTTGCACCTTGGTTTGCTCCGCTTCCAGCTTTTGCGCTTCTAACGCTTATGGCTGTTTTGCAAACATTTATCTTTATGATGCTAACTTACGTTTATCTAGCTGGTGCCGTTGCTATTAGTGAGCACGAGCATTAA
- a CDS encoding NAD(P)H-dependent glycerol-3-phosphate dehydrogenase: MSIAVIGAGKWGSALFHAFSENNECVVSSRTPREMPNFVSLDEALECEYLVCTIPTQATNLWLKQNYKNKGQKILVASKGIDTANLKFLNEIYEDFVDRENLAFLSGPTFAKEIMQKLPCALVVNSKNENLALKFASFFPSYMKAYTSDDVIGAEVCGAYKNVIAIAGGICDGLGLGNNARASLISRGLVEMARFGKFFGAKDETFMGLSGAGDLFLTASSILSRNYRVGLGIARHERLEKILNELGEVAEGVDTARAISKIAKEKSIYVPIASEVENMLNGKDVFESVKSLLGRR, encoded by the coding sequence ATGAGCATAGCAGTCATCGGAGCTGGCAAGTGGGGCAGTGCGCTGTTTCACGCATTTAGTGAGAATAACGAGTGTGTCGTCAGCTCAAGAACGCCAAGAGAGATGCCAAATTTTGTAAGCTTGGATGAAGCTTTGGAGTGCGAATACCTAGTCTGCACTATCCCAACGCAAGCTACAAATTTATGGCTAAAGCAAAACTACAAAAACAAAGGCCAAAAGATATTAGTCGCTAGCAAGGGTATAGACACGGCAAATCTTAAATTTTTAAATGAAATTTATGAAGACTTTGTTGATAGAGAAAATTTGGCTTTTCTCTCAGGACCGACCTTTGCAAAAGAGATCATGCAGAAGCTTCCTTGCGCTTTGGTGGTAAATTCTAAAAATGAAAATTTAGCTTTAAAATTTGCCTCATTTTTCCCAAGCTATATGAAAGCATACACTTCTGATGATGTGATCGGCGCTGAGGTGTGTGGAGCCTATAAAAACGTGATCGCCATAGCTGGTGGTATCTGTGACGGACTTGGTCTTGGTAATAACGCAAGGGCGAGCCTCATTTCGCGTGGGCTTGTAGAGATGGCTAGATTTGGTAAATTTTTTGGCGCAAAAGATGAGACATTTATGGGACTAAGCGGTGCAGGGGATCTGTTTTTAACTGCCTCATCGATACTTTCACGCAACTACCGCGTAGGTCTTGGCATCGCAAGGCACGAGAGACTAGAGAAAATTTTAAATGAGCTTGGCGAGGTGGCCGAGGGCGTGGATACTGCAAGAGCTATTAGCAAGATTGCTAAAGAAAAGAGCATATATGTGCCAATCGCAAGCGAGGTTGAAAATATGCTAAATGGCAAAGATGTTTTTGAGAGCGTAAAATCGCTTTTGGGAAGAAGATGA
- a CDS encoding superoxide dismutase family protein, translating to MKKIVLLSAVLGTLLFAHEGHHFDAKAGEHLVIPVNELSEKGDKSVGEVVAVKTNYGVAFFPNLKGLTAGLHGFHIHENADCGATEKGLGMKAGGHWDPAGTKMHSFAWDDKGHKGDLPALYVDAEGNANYPVLAPKIKSLDELKGHSLMVHVGGDNHSDNPKALGGGGARMLCGVIK from the coding sequence ATGAAAAAAATCGTTTTACTAAGTGCAGTTTTGGGAACTTTGCTTTTTGCTCACGAAGGTCATCACTTTGATGCGAAAGCTGGAGAGCATCTAGTTATACCTGTTAATGAGCTAAGCGAGAAGGGCGATAAGAGTGTCGGCGAAGTAGTAGCTGTTAAGACAAACTACGGCGTTGCATTTTTTCCAAATTTAAAGGGACTTACTGCAGGACTACACGGCTTTCACATCCATGAAAATGCTGACTGTGGTGCGACTGAAAAAGGCCTTGGCATGAAAGCAGGCGGTCACTGGGATCCAGCTGGCACAAAGATGCACTCTTTTGCATGGGACGACAAGGGCCACAAAGGCGATTTGCCAGCACTTTACGTAGATGCTGAGGGCAATGCGAACTATCCAGTGCTAGCCCCAAAGATAAAAAGTCTTGACGAGCTAAAAGGTCACTCACTAATGGTTCATGTTGGTGGCGACAACCACAGCGACAACCCAAAAGCACTTGGCGGCGGTGGCGCTAGAATGCTTTGTGGCGTTATTAAGTAA
- a CDS encoding DUF262 domain-containing protein, translated as MKKINSLEVKEIFNSKYIIPIYQRNYAWESKQIEALLDDIKNYKGVGYFIGSLVVREKDGFFEVIDGQQRLTTLFLILKYLESKQDIEYTEDKLKFEAREKSNVTLSKICKDVNLEDLPSAEIASGFSVIRQYLEKNQNFDKNKILNARILRVPVPDDTDLNHFFEIMNTRGEQLEAHQIAKANILNALQNDSDKKIAALVWDACADMDRYVQMGFSTDIRKEIFGGNWEKVCVSQSELFGISLNDEEENSESKSLDEILKLNLSANKAAEDKDENIRFSSIINFPNFLLQVNAAIDNISTEISTNELLDDKNLIKNLPKHWGDNEKAKNFIYNLLKFRFLFDKFIIKTDNNDKKDGEKWSLKMLKKYSNNGKDTFGYVDTFSDNRLITILQSCLRITYTSPRAMEWIYSLLKSLANNESVSGIQEFLEKYAIGKVSEALKNSSSYPTCERIVFSYLDYVLYRDCVLDNKNNEIKLKLQSAFDKIKNKNLKTLQEWEFGFRSSVEHFYPQHPSAGSIEPIENKDILNSFGNLALITTSGNSKFSNLAPSAKLNTYPSIITQSLKLILMSECIKGGNLDEYKQAIGKHGEEMLGILRKS; from the coding sequence ATGAAAAAAATTAACAGTTTAGAAGTAAAAGAAATTTTTAACAGTAAATACATTATACCGATATACCAAAGAAATTACGCTTGGGAAAGCAAACAAATAGAGGCACTTTTAGATGACATTAAAAACTATAAGGGTGTAGGTTATTTTATAGGAAGTTTGGTAGTAAGAGAAAAAGACGGCTTTTTTGAGGTCATAGACGGACAACAAAGACTCACGACTCTATTTTTGATACTAAAATACCTTGAATCTAAACAAGATATAGAATATACAGAAGATAAACTTAAATTTGAAGCCAGAGAAAAGTCAAATGTAACACTATCAAAAATTTGTAAAGATGTAAATTTAGAGGACTTGCCTTCTGCCGAAATAGCAAGTGGATTTAGCGTCATAAGGCAATATTTGGAAAAAAATCAGAATTTTGATAAAAATAAAATTTTAAACGCTAGAATTTTACGTGTGCCAGTTCCAGACGATACCGATCTAAATCATTTTTTTGAGATAATGAACACAAGAGGCGAGCAGCTCGAGGCTCATCAGATTGCAAAGGCAAATATTTTAAATGCGCTACAAAATGATAGCGATAAAAAGATCGCGGCTTTAGTCTGGGATGCTTGCGCAGATATGGATAGATATGTGCAGATGGGTTTTTCAACAGATATAAGAAAAGAAATATTTGGAGGAAATTGGGAGAAAGTTTGTGTTAGCCAGAGCGAGCTTTTTGGCATTTCATTAAACGACGAAGAAGAAAATAGCGAATCAAAAAGTCTAGATGAAATTTTAAAGCTAAATTTAAGCGCAAATAAAGCAGCGGAAGATAAGGATGAAAATATAAGATTTTCATCTATAATAAATTTCCCGAATTTTCTTTTGCAAGTAAATGCCGCCATAGACAATATAAGCACAGAGATAAGCACAAATGAACTACTTGATGATAAAAATTTGATTAAAAACTTACCAAAGCACTGGGGCGATAATGAAAAAGCCAAAAATTTTATCTACAATCTCTTAAAATTTAGATTCTTGTTTGATAAATTTATCATAAAAACTGACAATAACGACAAAAAAGACGGCGAAAAATGGTCTCTAAAAATGCTTAAAAAGTACTCCAATAACGGCAAAGATACCTTTGGCTACGTCGATACTTTTAGCGATAATAGACTGATTACAATTTTACAGTCTTGTTTACGTATAACATATACCTCGCCGCGTGCGATGGAGTGGATATATTCGCTACTTAAATCGCTTGCAAATAATGAATCAGTAAGTGGCATACAAGAGTTTTTGGAAAAATATGCAATAGGAAAAGTGTCTGAAGCCTTAAAGAACAGTAGCTCTTACCCAACATGCGAGAGGATTGTTTTTTCTTATCTTGACTATGTTTTGTATAGAGATTGTGTACTTGACAACAAAAACAATGAAATAAAGTTAAAACTACAATCTGCTTTTGATAAAATTAAAAATAAAAATTTGAAAACTTTACAAGAGTGGGAATTCGGCTTTAGAAGCTCGGTAGAGCATTTTTATCCGCAGCATCCTTCTGCGGGCAGTATAGAGCCTATAGAGAACAAAGACATACTGAACTCTTTTGGAAATCTAGCGCTTATAACTACTTCCGGTAACTCTAAATTTTCAAATCTAGCTCCATCCGCCAAGCTTAATACCTATCCAAGCATCATAACTCAAAGCTTAAAGTTAATTCTAATGTCAGAGTGCATAAAAGGTGGTAATTTGGATGAATATAAACAAGCAATTGGCAAACATGGCGAAGAGATGTTGGGTATTTTGCGCAAAAGCTAG
- a CDS encoding glycoside hydrolase family 3 N-terminal domain-containing protein, translated as MRAFKFILFMAIFTLGLNGAEVSLRAKVSQMIMVGFNGASTKDAAFRAMLSDAGYERFGGVMLLGRNVTSKAQLKASIKVIKEKSPKIFIAIDEEGGNVSRMKDKSFDGPYPSAYEVASTLDIKSAYDLYSKMAINLKECGINLNFAPVVDLHDENSPIIAAKQRAFSEYASKVVIYADAFMDAFKEQGILTTLKHFPGHGSSKEDSHKNKSEVTLSKDALLPYKDAISTGRAQIIMVGHLFVKGIDEDNPATLSKKIITDLLRNELKFNGVVISDDMLMKGVGDEALAQKVVKFINAGGDILLFSEFKINNQRTADLVTQIIVDAVNEKKISKERIDASYKRIMAIKAKL; from the coding sequence ATGAGAGCTTTTAAATTTATACTTTTTATGGCTATTTTTACTCTGGGGTTAAACGGTGCTGAGGTGAGCCTAAGAGCCAAGGTCTCGCAGATGATAATGGTTGGCTTTAACGGAGCTAGCACAAAAGACGCTGCGTTTCGTGCGATGTTAAGCGACGCTGGATATGAGAGGTTTGGCGGTGTGATGCTACTTGGTAGAAACGTGACTAGCAAAGCTCAGCTAAAAGCTAGCATAAAGGTGATCAAAGAGAAAAGCCCTAAAATTTTCATCGCTATCGACGAAGAGGGCGGCAATGTTAGCCGCATGAAGGATAAGAGCTTTGATGGTCCATATCCTAGCGCATACGAGGTCGCAAGCACGCTTGATATCAAAAGCGCATACGATCTCTACTCAAAAATGGCTATAAATTTAAAAGAGTGCGGCATAAATTTAAATTTCGCCCCAGTGGTTGATCTGCACGATGAAAACTCACCGATCATCGCCGCTAAGCAAAGAGCGTTTAGCGAGTATGCAAGCAAGGTGGTGATCTATGCTGATGCTTTTATGGACGCATTTAAAGAGCAGGGCATCCTAACGACGCTTAAGCACTTTCCAGGGCATGGTAGCTCAAAAGAGGACTCGCATAAAAACAAGAGCGAAGTCACGCTAAGTAAAGATGCACTTTTGCCATATAAAGACGCCATAAGTACTGGTAGAGCGCAGATCATCATGGTCGGACACCTTTTTGTAAAAGGCATCGACGAGGACAATCCAGCCACACTTTCTAAAAAAATAATAACCGATCTCTTGCGAAATGAGCTTAAATTTAATGGTGTGGTTATCAGCGATGATATGCTGATGAAAGGCGTTGGCGACGAAGCTTTGGCGCAAAAAGTGGTGAAATTTATAAACGCTGGTGGCGATATCTTACTTTTTAGCGAGTTTAAGATAAACAACCAAAGAACAGCCGATCTAGTCACTCAGATCATAGTCGATGCAGTAAACGAGAAAAAGATCAGCAAAGAGCGAATTGACGCTTCATACAAGAGGATAATGGCTATAAAGGCGAAACTTTAA
- a CDS encoding flagellar biosynthesis anti-sigma factor FlgM, translating to MIRPLNQRPNFQANTLNKNSDAKVETQSKEVRTNENAKLKEIADAIENGTYQVDISKTARAVADALL from the coding sequence ATGATAAGGCCTTTAAATCAAAGACCAAATTTTCAGGCAAATACGCTAAATAAAAATAGCGATGCCAAGGTCGAAACTCAGAGTAAAGAAGTAAGAACAAACGAAAACGCAAAGCTAAAAGAGATAGCTGATGCCATAGAAAATGGTACTTATCAGGTTGATATCTCAAAAACGGCTAGGGCTGTGGCTGATGCGTTGCTGTAA
- the flgN gene encoding flagellar export chaperone FlgN has protein sequence MIKKLLDEAIGELDELINLTIQDIANIKEAKHSSVDESVKKKNALVRAFEDTKRALDKELLKVSKESGTTTLASVLDDEVKSKLVLMRSKLENLHKVNKEYARHVVAVKEFFDSLNEKIFGTKASEYGQDGNSIDNNFYKSRV, from the coding sequence ATGATAAAAAAGCTTTTGGACGAGGCTATAGGCGAGCTTGATGAGCTCATAAATTTAACCATACAAGATATCGCAAATATAAAAGAAGCTAAGCACTCAAGTGTTGATGAGAGTGTAAAGAAAAAAAATGCCTTAGTTCGTGCATTTGAAGATACAAAAAGAGCACTAGATAAAGAGCTTTTAAAGGTATCAAAAGAGAGCGGTACGACTACACTTGCTAGTGTTTTAGATGATGAAGTGAAGTCAAAGCTTGTACTTATGCGTTCAAAGCTTGAAAATTTACATAAAGTCAATAAAGAATATGCAAGACATGTTGTTGCCGTTAAAGAATTTTTTGACTCACTTAATGAAAAAATTTTTGGCACTAAAGCAAGTGAATACGGCCAAGATGGAAACAGCATAGATAATAATTTTTATAAATCAAGGGTTTAA
- a CDS encoding TSUP family transporter: protein MEFDLLSYVVFFVAAFLGGFIDSIAGGGGLITLPAIMAMGVPPHLALGTNKLQGVFGSFTATLNFTKRGLINYKECFVGIVFTFIGAIIGAVVILFLNTNFLKIIIPFLLIAIFIYTLFMPKVGENDRAAKMNEKLFYVVFGLILGFYDGFFGPGTGSFWTFAIVALIGLNLKKAVAHTKLLNFTSNIVALGIFIAGGQMLWAVGLLMAVGQILGAYFGSNLVIKKEVKFIRTMFLVVVAVTICKLVFDYFRV, encoded by the coding sequence ATGGAATTTGATCTACTTAGCTATGTCGTTTTTTTTGTAGCTGCGTTTTTAGGTGGTTTTATCGATTCTATCGCTGGTGGAGGTGGGCTTATAACGCTTCCAGCTATTATGGCGATGGGTGTGCCGCCACACCTTGCACTTGGTACAAATAAGCTCCAAGGAGTTTTTGGTAGCTTTACAGCGACTCTAAATTTCACAAAACGGGGATTAATTAATTATAAAGAGTGCTTTGTAGGTATCGTTTTTACTTTCATTGGAGCTATCATCGGAGCGGTGGTTATCCTATTTTTAAATACAAATTTTTTAAAGATAATTATCCCATTTTTACTGATTGCTATTTTTATCTACACGCTTTTTATGCCAAAAGTCGGCGAAAATGATAGAGCTGCAAAGATGAATGAGAAGCTATTTTATGTAGTTTTTGGGCTGATACTTGGCTTTTATGATGGTTTTTTTGGTCCAGGAACAGGCTCTTTTTGGACATTTGCGATAGTGGCACTAATTGGGCTAAATTTAAAAAAAGCTGTCGCTCATACGAAACTCTTAAATTTTACTAGCAATATCGTTGCTCTTGGCATTTTTATAGCTGGCGGACAGATGCTTTGGGCTGTTGGACTTTTGATGGCAGTTGGTCAAATTTTAGGCGCATATTTTGGATCAAATCTTGTCATTAAAAAAGAGGTAAAATTTATTAGAACAATGTTTCTAGTGGTAGTTGCAGTGACTATTTGTAAATTGGTTTTCGATTATTTCAGAGTTTAA
- the gatB gene encoding Asp-tRNA(Asn)/Glu-tRNA(Gln) amidotransferase subunit GatB: MFEVVIGLEVHTQLNTKTKIFCSCSTSFGDEANTHVCPTCLALPGALPVLNKEAVKKAISFGTAINAKINKKSVFNRKNYFYPDLPKAYQISQFEIPIVEGGELIIDVNGTKKRIGVTRAHLEEDAGKNIHEEKESLVDLNRAGTPLLEIVSEPDLRSSDEAVAYLKKLHSILRFLNISDANMQEGSFRCDANVSIRPKGDTKLYTRVEIKNLNSFKFIQKAIDYEVERQSAAWEDGKYDQEVYQETRLFDTTNLVTRSMRGKEDSAEYRYFPDPDLLPVEISEDMYNEAIKIPELAEQKVARYVSELGVKESDALNLTQSVEMARYFEELIAAGIQPKLATTWLIVELLGRLNNGVTIETSPVNSAKMINLLKRIEDGTISGKAAKEVLDYLMENDVDVDSVIEKLGLKQVSDDSAIIAIIDQILAANADKVEEYKNGKDKMFGFFVGQVMKEGKGAFNPGKVNELLKAKIG; the protein is encoded by the coding sequence ATGTTTGAAGTCGTTATCGGTTTAGAAGTTCACACTCAGCTTAATACAAAAACTAAAATTTTCTGCTCTTGCTCAACTAGCTTCGGTGACGAGGCAAACACTCACGTTTGTCCGACCTGCCTAGCTTTGCCTGGAGCGCTACCTGTGCTAAACAAAGAGGCTGTAAAAAAGGCTATCAGTTTTGGCACAGCGATAAATGCTAAGATCAATAAAAAATCAGTCTTTAATAGAAAAAACTACTTCTATCCAGACCTTCCAAAGGCATATCAAATTTCTCAGTTTGAGATACCTATCGTAGAAGGCGGCGAGCTAATAATCGACGTAAATGGCACTAAAAAACGCATAGGTGTAACTAGAGCGCATCTTGAAGAGGACGCTGGCAAGAACATCCACGAAGAAAAGGAGAGCTTAGTTGATTTAAATAGAGCTGGCACGCCACTTCTTGAGATAGTTAGCGAACCAGATCTTAGAAGCAGTGATGAGGCGGTGGCTTATCTTAAAAAACTACACTCAATCCTTCGCTTTTTAAACATCAGCGACGCAAATATGCAAGAAGGTAGCTTTCGCTGCGACGCAAATGTCTCTATTCGTCCAAAAGGCGACACTAAGCTTTACACAAGGGTTGAGATAAAAAATCTAAACTCATTTAAATTTATCCAAAAGGCGATCGATTACGAAGTGGAGCGCCAAAGCGCAGCTTGGGAAGATGGCAAATACGACCAAGAAGTCTATCAAGAGACAAGGTTGTTTGACACGACAAATTTAGTGACAAGATCTATGCGTGGCAAAGAGGATAGTGCGGAGTATAGGTATTTTCCTGACCCTGATTTACTGCCAGTTGAGATCTCAGAAGATATGTATAATGAAGCGATAAAAATTCCAGAGCTTGCCGAGCAAAAGGTGGCAAGATATGTTAGTGAGCTAGGTGTAAAAGAGAGTGATGCTTTAAATTTAACTCAAAGCGTCGAGATGGCTAGATATTTTGAAGAACTAATTGCTGCCGGAATTCAGCCAAAGCTTGCTACTACATGGCTCATAGTCGAGCTTCTTGGTCGCTTAAATAACGGCGTAACGATCGAGACTAGCCCAGTTAATAGTGCTAAAATGATAAATTTACTAAAACGCATAGAAGACGGAACGATAAGCGGCAAGGCTGCAAAAGAGGTGCTAGACTATCTAATGGAAAATGACGTGGACGTAGATAGCGTCATCGAAAAGCTTGGCTTAAAACAAGTGAGTGACGACTCAGCGATCATCGCGATCATAGATCAAATTTTAGCTGCAAACGCCGACAAAGTCGAAGAGTATAAAAACGGCAAAGATAAGATGTTTGGCTTCTTTGTCGGTCAGGTGATGAAAGAGGGCAAGGGTGCCTTTAACCCAGGCAAGGTCAATGAGCTTTTAAAGGCCAAAATAGGCTAA